A stretch of bacterium DNA encodes these proteins:
- a CDS encoding M20 family metallopeptidase → MPSSVRASVDRQLEAFLTDLRAFVEVESPTNDKAAVDRAARHLAERFAAYAHAEITWHPQPQWGDHFEARIGTGRRRILLLGHVDTVWPIGTLSRLPCRVEGDRFTGPGSFDMKYGDMQAVWGLRLALEAGALRDKTFVFFANTEEEVGSPTSRPIIERLARESECVFVLEPSVGEEGAIKLWRKGVGMYHLEVVGVASHAGADPEKGRSAVLELAHQIVDLHTLNDAAKGTTVNVGVVRGGTRSNVVAAHAEAEIDLRVRTADEARRVDERILHRPTFVSGTAARARGGMNRPPMEETPASRRLYEVAKRLAADEGFDLPAGGTGGGSDGNFTAAVGIPTLDGLGAVGDGGHADHEHVRVSTIAPRLAWFTRLLAEV, encoded by the coding sequence TTGCCGAGCAGCGTTCGCGCATCCGTTGACCGTCAGCTGGAGGCGTTCCTCACCGACCTGCGGGCGTTCGTCGAGGTGGAGTCGCCGACGAACGATAAGGCCGCCGTTGATCGCGCCGCCCGACACCTCGCCGAGCGGTTTGCCGCCTATGCCCACGCCGAGATCACCTGGCACCCGCAGCCGCAGTGGGGCGACCACTTCGAGGCGCGGATCGGGACCGGCCGGCGACGTATCCTGCTTCTTGGCCACGTCGATACGGTGTGGCCGATCGGGACGCTCTCCCGCCTCCCCTGCCGCGTGGAGGGGGACCGATTCACGGGGCCGGGCAGCTTCGACATGAAGTACGGCGACATGCAGGCGGTGTGGGGGCTGCGGCTCGCGCTCGAGGCCGGCGCGCTTCGCGACAAGACCTTCGTCTTCTTCGCGAACACCGAAGAGGAGGTGGGGAGTCCCACCTCGCGACCGATCATCGAGCGCCTGGCCCGCGAGTCGGAGTGCGTCTTTGTGCTCGAGCCATCGGTGGGGGAGGAGGGGGCGATCAAGTTGTGGCGCAAGGGGGTGGGGATGTACCACCTCGAGGTCGTGGGAGTGGCCAGCCACGCCGGGGCCGACCCGGAGAAAGGCCGCAGTGCAGTGCTCGAACTGGCCCACCAGATCGTCGACCTCCACACCCTGAACGACGCCGCCAAGGGGACCACGGTCAACGTCGGCGTCGTCCGCGGCGGTACCAGATCGAACGTCGTGGCGGCGCACGCCGAGGCGGAGATCGACCTTCGGGTCCGGACGGCCGACGAGGCGAGGCGGGTGGACGAGCGGATCCTCCATCGGCCCACCTTCGTGAGCGGGACCGCGGCGCGCGCCCGGGGCGGGATGAACCGGCCCCCGATGGAAGAGACGCCGGCGTCGCGCCGCCTGTACGAGGTGGCGAAGCGCTTGGCGGCGGACGAGGGATTCGACCTGCCGGCCGGCGGGACCGGAGGGGGCAGCGACGGGAACTTCACGGCGGCGGTGGGAATTCCGACGCTGGACGGCCTCGGCGCCGTGGGCGACGGCGGTCACGCCGATCACGAACACGTGCGGGTCTCCACCATCGCCCCGCGGCTCGCCTGGTTTACCCGTCTCCTGGCG
- a CDS encoding 2-dehydropantoate 2-reductase, whose translation MEFTIVGAGAIGGTLGAHLVRAGHPVLFVDSVAEHVQAMERSGLEIEGRTPFQVRVRAVTIEGLAGAVGGRPLDAVFLAVKAMHTAAALEPIVPLMGADSFVVSMQNGLNETVIARRIGEKRTVGAFVNFGADYQGPGRIMYGGSGALYLGELDGRTTPRLERLGTILREAFLERTTLTPNIWGYLWGKLGYAAVLFATAVVDETMADVLDDPASRPLLANLAAEVVRTADAEGVRSEAFDGYDPDAMRFTQPRNWAAIDASFDRLAAFNRGSLKQKSGIWRDLAIRHRRTEVDHQLTPVVETARAHGLDAPLLARVTEMIHDLEDGRRQMVPANLEELRQLNAQVYPESGPGRESVAEQRSRIR comes from the coding sequence ATGGAGTTTACCATTGTCGGGGCCGGGGCGATCGGCGGGACGCTCGGGGCGCACCTGGTTCGCGCCGGCCACCCCGTGCTCTTCGTGGACAGCGTGGCCGAGCACGTCCAGGCCATGGAGCGGTCGGGGCTCGAGATCGAAGGGCGCACCCCGTTCCAGGTCCGCGTCCGCGCGGTGACGATCGAGGGGCTGGCCGGGGCGGTGGGCGGGCGGCCGCTCGATGCCGTGTTCCTCGCGGTCAAGGCGATGCACACCGCAGCGGCGCTGGAGCCGATCGTCCCCTTGATGGGGGCGGACAGCTTTGTCGTGTCGATGCAGAACGGGCTCAACGAGACCGTGATCGCCAGGCGGATCGGCGAGAAGCGGACCGTGGGGGCCTTCGTGAACTTCGGCGCCGACTACCAAGGTCCCGGCCGCATCATGTACGGCGGGAGCGGCGCCCTCTATCTCGGTGAACTGGACGGACGGACCACCCCACGGCTGGAGCGCCTGGGGACGATCCTTCGTGAGGCGTTCCTGGAGCGCACGACCCTCACCCCGAACATCTGGGGGTACCTCTGGGGCAAGCTCGGGTATGCGGCGGTGCTGTTCGCCACCGCCGTGGTGGACGAGACGATGGCGGACGTCCTCGACGACCCGGCGTCGCGGCCGCTGCTGGCCAACCTGGCGGCCGAGGTCGTCCGCACCGCGGACGCGGAAGGCGTGCGCAGCGAGGCGTTCGATGGGTACGACCCGGACGCGATGCGGTTCACGCAGCCCCGCAACTGGGCGGCGATCGACGCGAGCTTCGACCGGCTCGCCGCGTTCAATCGCGGCTCGCTCAAACAGAAAAGCGGGATCTGGCGCGACCTGGCGATCCGACACCGCCGCACGGAGGTGGATCACCAGCTGACCCCGGTCGTGGAGACCGCCCGCGCGCACGGGCTCGACGCCCCGCTGCTGGCGCGGGTGACGGAGATGATCCACGACCTCGAGGACGGCCGGCGTCAGATGGTTCCCGCCAATCTCGAGGAGTTGCGCCAGTTGAACGCGCAGGTCTACCCAGAGTCCGGGCCGGGGAGGGAGTCCGTTGCCGAGCAGCGTTCGCGCATCCGTTGA